Proteins found in one Halococcus hamelinensis 100A6 genomic segment:
- a CDS encoding MBL fold metallo-hydrolase, which translates to MAIGDVFAVDGCPDLHYVDTGMYDTEEYGAVYIVDAEEPALVDTGIGTRYENILDALDEVGVARDDLAYVLPTHVHLDHAGGAGYLAEACPNATVLTHEIGVPHLVDPSRLVAGTKAAVESQWQFYAEPKPVPEDRIEGLEDGDEVDLGDHTLDVHHAPGHAPHQVMFHDRTDDVLFTADAAGIWIPSVERIRQTSPPANFDLETCLDDVETVQDIEPETLCFGHFGPRRYEEPLMDGYARVLEEWVAAVREKRAELDDDEAVIDYFVAETGMATVWSERKARAEERLNVRGVLAFLDEQ; encoded by the coding sequence ATGGCAATCGGTGACGTCTTCGCGGTCGATGGCTGTCCCGACCTCCACTACGTCGACACCGGTATGTACGACACCGAGGAGTACGGTGCCGTCTACATCGTCGACGCCGAGGAGCCAGCGCTCGTCGACACCGGCATCGGCACCCGATACGAGAACATCCTCGACGCCCTCGACGAGGTCGGGGTCGCGCGCGACGACCTGGCGTACGTCCTGCCGACCCACGTCCACCTCGACCACGCCGGCGGCGCGGGCTATCTCGCCGAAGCCTGTCCCAACGCGACGGTGTTGACCCACGAGATCGGCGTCCCGCACCTCGTCGACCCGAGCCGACTGGTCGCGGGGACGAAGGCCGCCGTCGAGAGTCAGTGGCAGTTCTACGCCGAGCCGAAGCCCGTCCCCGAGGACCGCATCGAGGGGCTCGAAGACGGCGACGAGGTCGACCTCGGCGACCACACCCTCGACGTCCACCACGCGCCGGGTCACGCACCCCACCAGGTGATGTTCCACGACCGGACGGACGACGTCCTCTTCACCGCCGACGCGGCGGGGATCTGGATCCCCTCGGTCGAACGGATCCGCCAGACCTCGCCGCCGGCGAACTTCGACCTCGAGACCTGCCTCGACGACGTCGAGACCGTCCAGGATATCGAGCCCGAGACGCTCTGTTTCGGCCACTTCGGTCCTCGCAGATACGAGGAGCCGCTGATGGACGGGTACGCGCGGGTTCTGGAGGAGTGGGTCGCGGCCGTCCGCGAGAAACGCGCCGAACTCGACGACGACGAGGCGGTCATCGACTACTTCGTGGCGGAGACGGGGATGGCGACGGTGTGGTCCGAGCGGAAGGCCCGCGCCGAGGAACGGCTCAACGTCCGCGGCGTCCTCGCCTTTCTCGACGAACAGTGA